The segment TCCAGCATCACATCCTGCCGATCCTGGGACAGGGATTCCGCGTCACCATGGATCTCCACATGCAGCGGTCGACGATTGCGCAGTTCGAGCACCTGCAGATTGAGTGCCCGATAGCGCTGCAGCGGCGACATGGATTCCAGCGTGAAATCCTCGACCCGCGCCGTGGGCAGCACACCGATCATCACCGGTCGGACTTCGAGTTCCCGGGCGACGCGGGAACAGCGGTTCCATAAACCATCCAGATCGGCATGGGTTCGGCGAAAGGGGTCATCCCGCAACAGATGCGGCGCGCCATTGAGTTCCACGTTGAACTGCGCAAGCTCATGCACCACGTCATGGTGGGCGAGCCGGTCGAGAAACTGCTGATTGATGGGCGCCGGGTGCCCGGTGGGGTCTACCAGCCAGGCCTCCAGCTCGTAGCCCATGCGCAAGGGCTCGGCAGCCACCCGACCGCTGCGTAGCCAGTCGCCGAGCAGTGTCGTCTCGGCCCGCAGGCAGTTGGAGAACCTGTGGAAGTCCTCACGGGTGAATCGATCCCGATTGATCTCGTTGCCCATGCGCCTCCTGCGATGGTCAGTCGCTTTGCTCCCGCAGAGTCTGGTCCAGTGCCTGCAACCGGGCCGGGGTGCCGATGTCTTCCCAGGCGCCCCGATGGTGGACACCGCCCACCAGCCCAGCATCTGCGGCCCGCCGCAGCAGCGGCGCCAGCGGGAAGAACCCGGGCTCGCACCCGGCGAACAGGGCCGGTGCAAACACGCCTACTCCACTGTAGGTCAGCCGGCGTCCGCCTGCATTCCCGACCCGGCCATCCGGGTACAGACCGAAGTCCCCCTCGGCGTTGTGGGCCGGATTCGCCACCAGCGCCAGGGTGGCGAGGTCACCCGGGGCAAGCTGCAGCGTGGTGAAGTCCATGTCCGTCCAGATATCGCCATTGACGACAAGGAAAGGTGCGTCACCCAGCAACGGCAGTGCCCGGTAAATACCTCCACCGGTCTCAAGACCGGTTTCCCCTTCCGGCGAGTAGCGGATGTGCAGGCCGAATTCACTGCCCTCTCCAAGCCGGGCCGGAATCTGTTGTCCCAGCCAGGCGTGGTTGATCACCACCTCGGTGAAACCCGCTTCGGCCAGCGCCTGCAGGTGCCAGACAATAAGCGGCTTGCCGCCGACTTCAAGCAACGGCTTGGGCGTTTGATCCGTCAGCGGCCGCATGCGTTTACCCCGCCCGGCGGCAAGGAT is part of the Natronocella acetinitrilica genome and harbors:
- the murU gene encoding N-acetylmuramate alpha-1-phosphate uridylyltransferase MurU, translating into MKAMILAAGRGKRMRPLTDQTPKPLLEVGGKPLIVWHLQALAEAGFTEVVINHAWLGQQIPARLGEGSEFGLHIRYSPEGETGLETGGGIYRALPLLGDAPFLVVNGDIWTDMDFTTLQLAPGDLATLALVANPAHNAEGDFGLYPDGRVGNAGGRRLTYSGVGVFAPALFAGCEPGFFPLAPLLRRAADAGLVGGVHHRGAWEDIGTPARLQALDQTLREQSD